From the genome of Anoplopoma fimbria isolate UVic2021 breed Golden Eagle Sablefish chromosome 1, Afim_UVic_2022, whole genome shotgun sequence, one region includes:
- the hif1al gene encoding hypoxia inducible factor 1 subunit alpha, like: protein MEDKEETVVVQRSDQRKLRSRDAARCRRSQETEVFYELARTLPLPRRVCTHLDKLTIVRVALSFLRMHHILQPGENRKEESEEEEEEEEEEEEEDPMDTFYPQALAGFIMVMTEEGDMTYLTENVSTHIGITQLELLGQSIYDFVHPCDQEELRDLLTPRPGSSKKTLAERPSERNFFLRMKSTLTSRGRTVNIKSATWKVLHCTGHIRQLGGGSASPPVGGVMTLLCEPIPHPSSVEFPLDTHTFLTRHSMDLHFTHCEGRVTELVGYKPEDLIGRSAYEFHHALDSDHVNKSMHTLMSKGQVTTRHYRFLASSGGFVWAETQATVLYSSRTSQPEAVVCLNFILSAVEQPDLVFSVEQVGSGQASEAEPQTMAVTPQDCGNSDISDSDSDGECLTSYGLTKGAGLNPSSAAELFLKLKENPEDLLQLPPEAGNAIVPLTDDFVELSFASLPSPDSLPDHPQDLCSPQLRQLLSPIFSTITPPSSSSSSPASPPDVELSPCEEDVTDTSKVEKFFAVWPEDDQKKEETLEMGVMDLDMLAPYISMDDDFQLTVLSLPEEADNPPSSSSEPSAVRPEVTVSRKRTHNPDEETPSQLMVQDKRWKQDSPSIEEELLLSHRLLSCLEETDQSDLFLDPGPGGRSQLLTDRDPVLGGTHGLCDTAALMRNAFTARPPDLSPPLTPMT from the exons TTCGGACCAGAGGAAGCTGCGTTCCCGTGATGCGGCCCGATGTAGGCGGAGTCAGGAGACGGAGGTGTTTTATGAGCTGGCCCGCACTCTGCCGCTCCCCCGTCGAGTCTGCACCCACCTGGACAAATTGACCATCGTGAGAGTCGCCCTGAGCTTCCTGCGGATGCACCACATCCTCCAACCCG GTGAGAATCGGAAAGAGGAgtctgaagaggaggaggaggaggaggaggaggaggaggaagaagatccAATGGATACTTTCTATCCTCAGGCGCTGGCCGGCTTCATCATGGTGATGACGGAGGAAGGAGACATGACCTACCTGACAGAAAACGTCAGCACACACATCGGCATCACACAG ctggagctgctgggtCAGAGTATCTATGACTTTGTTCATCCGTGTGATCAGGAGGAGCTCAGAGACCTGCTGACTCCACGTCCAG GTTCCAGTAAGAAGACGTTGGCAGAGCGGCCGAGTGAGAGGAACTTCTTCCTGCGGATGAAGAGCActctgaccagcagggggcgcacCGTCAACATCAAGTCTGCTACCTGGAAG GTTCTCCACTGCACTGGTCACATCCGTCAGCTGGGCGGCGGCTCCGCGTCGCCTCCTGTGGGCGGAGTGATGACTCTGCTGTGCGAGCCCATCCCTCACCCTTCCAGCGTGGAGTTCCCTCTGGACACGCACACCTTCCTCACCCGCCACAGCATGGACCTGCACTTCACACACTGCGAGGGCAG GGTGACAGAGTTGGTGGGATACAAACCTGAAGATCTGATTGGCCGCTCAGCCTACGAGTTTCATCATGCACTCGACTCTGATCACGTCAACAAGAGCATGCACACAC TGATGTCCAAAGGTCAGGTGACTACCAGACACTACCGTTTCCTGGCGAGCAGTGGCGGCTTTGTGTGGGCGGAGACTCAGGCCACCGTCCTCTACAGCAGCAGGACGTCTCAGCCCGAGGCCGTCGTCTGCCTCAACTTCATCCTCAG tgCTGTGGAGCAGCCGGACCTCGTTTTCTCCGTTGAGCAGGTCGGTTCTGGCCAGGCGTCTGAGGCTGAGCCCCAAACAATGGCGGTCACGCCACAGGATTGTGGGAATTCCGACATCAGCGACTCTGACTCCGATGGCGAGTGTCTCACCAGCTACGGTCTGACTAAGGGCGCAGGTTTGAATCCCTCCAGTGCTGCAGAGCTCTTCCTCAAACTGAAGGAGAATCCGGAGGACCTTCTCCAGTTGCCTCCCGAGGCCGGAAACGCCATCGTCCCGCTGACAGATG aTTTTGTTGAGCTGTCGTTTGCCAGTCTGCCCAGTCCGGACTCATTGCCGGACCACCCTCAGGACCTGTGCTCTCCACAGCTGCGACAGCTCCTCTCACCCATCTTCAGCACCATCActccaccttcatcatcatcctcatcaccgGCCTCTCCACCTGATGTTGAGTTG AGTCCCTGTGAGGAGGATGTGACGGACACCAGCAAGGTGGAGAAGTTCTTTGCTGTTTGGCCAGAGGACGAtcagaagaaagaggaaacacTGGAG aTGGGGGTGATGGATCTGGACATGTTGGCTCCTTACATCTCTATGGACGATGACTTCCAGCTGACCGTCCTCAGTCTGCCGGAGGAAGCAGACAATCCTCCGTCTTCTTCGTCTGAGCCCTCAGCTGTGAGGCCTGAGGTCACAGTGAGCAGGAAACG GACTCATAACCCAGATGAGGAGACGCCGTCCCAGCTGATGGTTCAGGACAAGAGATGGAAACAAGATTCTCCTTCGATAGAAGAGGAGCTTCTTCTCAGCCACAGACTTCTG AGCTGTCTGGAGGAAACCGACCAATCAGATTTGTTCCTGGACCCGGGTCCTGGAGGGCGAAGTCAGCTGCTCACAGACAGAGACCCTGTTTTAGGAGGCACACATGGACTCTGTGATACTGcag CTCTGATGAGGAACGCATTCACCGCTCGTCCACCTGACCTGTCGCCGCCGCTAACGCCCATGACTTGA